Genomic segment of Odontesthes bonariensis isolate fOdoBon6 chromosome 10, fOdoBon6.hap1, whole genome shotgun sequence:
GACGTACGTGGTCAGAAGTACAGTAGGTATGGAGACGGCAAGAGAGAAGGTCAAGTTGGGAGAGTGGAAGCTCCgcaaacacacaagcagaaaAAGTAAGGATTGGGACTCATTCGCCGAGATCATCAAAGATGATGAGCAAAGTGCAGGCTTTGTCATGTGCACCTCCTGTGAAGCAATGTATGCATTTGATAGCCACAAAACTGGAACGACCAACATGGCCCGTCACAAGTGTGGCACCGGGAAGCCAGTGTCGCAGCCAAAGAGTAAACAGACCATATATGTCTTTATGTGACCTGAATCAGGTCAACATAATCTTACAAGCAATGCCATCTTACAATTTTAACACCTTAAAATGAATGCAGGTAGGATATGAGGTCCGTTGTGCGTTGCCAATGACGCTAGGATGTTCATTAAGACCATTGGCTACTTTTTTAAAAAGCGGGTCGGGTcaacattttttcaaaaatatttcTTGCGGTCTGAGTTAACGGGCGGGTTAGTGGAAAAAGCGGTCGGTTGCGGGATGTTTTTTCGTCGACCCGCGCGTCActgctgggagtgattggagacagggtgcagctggtgacaatgactaacaggtgcagtgaatgaattaatgaccagagtgaggggaaaaacaatgacaaaactcaaaaccaagacatgaactgaaaaccaaaacgtaacataaaacttaaaacatgggcagagtcccgtgggcgtgacaGATATATAGTTCGACGAACTTTTAAATTTATAAAGGTTTGCAGATATCGTGAAGTGTCAACAAAGACACGATTTTTATTTGAACAGATGGGAATGAGATTCATGTGAGATCAAACCAATCGCGTCAAAGAACACGTTTCCGATCGTCAAACGAGTATAAATTACCCCGTTCGGCCAGTAGTCATCATCAGTTGCCTCTTGCACAGGACTCTTTAAAGTCTGTCAGCAGGAGCAAACTTTGATTATTCCTCTTCTTTATCCCAAAGCTtgagttttttgggttttttttcgtttttcacTTCAGGAAACATGGTGAGTATGTAACGTTTAGTTTCACTTATCATGTGCTGATTTCGCTCatttaaaaacgtttttaagaaagttttttttttttgtcatgtgaaAGCTGGTTAATTTAAATGAGTTCGTACAATTAAGTGTTTATATTTAAGGTGTATTAATACAACAAATAACTTTTGCTTAACAAACGTATTTTCCATAGTTCTACTGTAAGTCTCAGGCCACAGCCCCAATTCATGTTCAGTCATGGGTGTGTTCCGGCTTTCCGCGTGCACGTTGACCCAGCTGGCAACAGTGGCGGAGCACACTTTCATCCTTGAGGTGGCCAAGGCTATTTTCAGGGGGCCCACAGACTATGACAATAAACGTGTTTCTCAAACAATAAATTGCAAGTGTGTGCAAATGTTGAAATATTATCCAAGTACATGTTAAACACACAGGAgataaaatgtatgtatgtaatttGCATAGTTTATTAACAAAGTATGGAATATAAACTACACCAACACTTTGGCATCAATTTTACAACAAACAATGACACCATTTTAACATGAACTACATTATAAAGGTTGAGAAcagcatctttttttgtttgtggtgAGATTCAGCAAAATGCTCGACCTATTCATTAATGCTGAGGGTATGTGCCCTCCTTGATTCAACACTGAGACTTCCTGTCATGTCTGGGTTTTTGCCACGTTTTGAGTTTCTGTATAAGTTCTTAGTTtgaccatgttttagtttttcacgtcttagttttgttaagttttaggttcaggtctttttagtttttgccatgctaTGTCACCTCAGTCTTTCtactgccctgccatcagcttcacttccctcacctgtgttttccccatcagctgcactcactcaccaagcaccctcctcagtatttagtttccaggtttccccatgcACTTTGCCAGATACTCATGGTCTCAAGTCAAGCTAAGTATTTTCATACCCAGTcaagtcctttttttttaattttttaattttttttttttttggtgaaataaaACCCAGTTTGTTTTCTACATCCTCTGagtccgtgtcctacctcaccCACCCATTGTGACACTTCCAAGGTGGCTTAACTTGTCATCGGCCATTGTTGTTCTGAGGTGGGTTTTTATGAGTTTAAAGCTGAGAAGCTTCTCTCGTAGGAAGCGGTACTGACTGAAGTTACAACCGCAATCTTGTAAAGTCTGAAGAGCTCATGGAAAACCTTGGTGACACTAAGAATTAAATGTAGACGTTAACATGGGGCGAGCCTTGGAAGGACACCGATCATCTGTTGGCATCACGAGATGTAGCGTTAATGTTACCTTGACACTCGTGGTTTGTAGCAAAGTTGAACAACAAAAAGCATCTCCTGTCCGAACACATaagtgatattttttttttttttttttaaggcactGTAAAACTTCAGCTTTGTATTTCACTGTCCAATGACGCAGCTCGTCCTCTTTCTGCGATGTCTTTCCATGTTTCACCGTATTCTTCATCTGTGGTAATTCTCATTCTCCTAATAGGATAGATTACAACTCTCTGTGGTACAACAACTTTACATAATGTCACTTGACCATAAAAAGTTAACAGACTTTAGTGAAATTATCAGgtaattacctcacgttagcctccgttaccaagctttcAGTTAGGCCCTAAATCCATTCCACCTTatcagtaattgttcttgacgagcaattgagATCAACAGTTGCGTCCCTTGTTTGGAACTATTGGCGTCTCTGTAACCCAGAAGTGTCGTCCGCCGTTTTTTACAACGGGTGTCgtaactctgtattactctatagctctggtgCATGTCACTCATTTGGGGGGGGCACCTGATGTGTCCAATCATATTTCTGGGGGTgtcccgcccccccccccaccccccccccccccccacacacacagacactcccCAACCTTCTGGCTCTGCCCCTGGCTGGCGAGAGTCAGTGTGCCTGTGGCATTTGTCTGTTTCAGCACCTTTTCAAAGAGCTTGCAGGGCTTTATCAAACTGCTTTCAATGGCTTTGCAAACAAATCCTACTTGCATTCTTTTGGCTTTATGGTTGTTTCACATTTGTTCTTTCAGGTTGTGTAGGCCTGCTACTTTCATGTGAAATTCTATAATCAGGAGcagctgtgtgttttgttgCACAGCTGAACTTAGGATATTTGTTGTTTAAACAAGACTTTCTTTTGTCCTAAAACATTATATGCCAGCCTCTGTGGTATTTTTGTCTCTGAATGATTTTCAGTTCCATTTCCAATGTATGTTACAAGTGACGCTCTACTTTAGATTCCTCACAAAAGAGCCccttttctctctttatttGTATACGAATAGCAATCCTCAGCATGTGATTCAAAACCTCCAGGAGCAATTTATTTAGAACAGCTGACATTGGAAACTGGCAAATTTTTCATCACAAGTTTccaaagaaacaagaaaaatataaacttttTCTTTCCCCTCCCCACAGCGTGAGTGTATTTCAGTGCATGTTGGTCAGGCTGGTGTTCAGATGGGGAATGCCTGCTGGGAGCTGTACTGCTTGGAACATGGGATCCAGCCTGATGGACAGATGCCCAGTGACAAGACTACTGGAGGAGGAGATAATTCCTTCAACACCTTCTTCAGTGAGACTGGAGCAGGAAAGCATGTCCCCAGAGCAgtttttgtggacttggagccCACTGTAATTGGTAAGCAGCATGTCTTATAGATGACCATTtaagtgtttcttttttaaacatgggTATACTCAGtaagaaaagttgattaaatCCTTTCCCACTGCCAGTAATAGAGTGTTTTACTAACAGTGTTCTCATATATTCAGAACTGAGGTTATCAAGTAACTACCAGTGTACAATTCTATAACTACTGCAACACAAAGATGTCATTACATTGCATTCAGCAAGCTGTGCTGGACCACCTTGTCTGATATGCATGACTTTAAGATAAATTTAAaaattctttttgttgttgtaacattccTATTGATGCTGATCTAGAGCAAATAAACACCCGAAACTACTGCAGTCATTTGATGCAGGACTGAATGGCGAATAAATCATGTCACATTACAACTAAAAGCTGGTGTTAGTGGGTTTTTTGACTTATTAACAAACTGAATATCTTGTCTCTCCAGATGAGGTGCGTACTGGAACCTACCGCCAGCTGTTCCACCCTGAGCAGCTGATCACTGGCAAGGAGGATGCTGCCAACAACTATGCTCGTGGACACTACACCATTGGAAAAGAGATCATTGACCTGGTGCTGGACAGATTCCGCAAACTGGTGAGCATTTCAGAACCGTTGATATTTTGAAGATGAATATGAAATTACACAACTGTTTCTCATCTTTTGTTTCCTCAGGCTGACCagtgcacaggccttcagggcTTCCTGATTTTCCACAGCTTTGGTGGAGGCACTGGCTCCGGTTTCACCTCCCTGTTGATGGAGCGTCTGTCTGTGGACTATGGCAAGAAGTCCAAGCTGGAGTTCTCCATCTACCCagccccccaggtgtccactGCTGTGGTGGAGCCCTACAACTCCATCCTGACCACCCACACCACCCTAGAGCACTCAGACTGTGCCTTCATGGTGGACAATGAGGCCATCTTTGATATCTGCCGTAGGAACCTCGATATCGAGCGCCCCTCCTACACCAATCTGAACAGGCTGATCAGTCAGATCGTGTCCTCCATTACTGCCTCTCTTCGGTTTGATGGTGCCCTCAATGTTGATCTGACAGAGTTCCAGACCAACTTGGTGCCGTATCCTCGTATCCACTTCCCTCTCGCCACCTACGCTCCCGTCATCTCTGCTGAGAAAGCTTACCATGAGCAGCTTTCGGTGTCTGAGATCACAAATGCTTGTTTTGAGCCAGCCAATCAGATGGTGAAATGTGACCCTCGCCGTGGCAAGTACATGGCTTGTTGCCTGCTGTACCGTGGTGATGTGGTGCCCAAAGACGTCAATGCTGCCATTGCCACCATCAAAACCAAGCGTTCCATCCAGTTTGTGGACTGGTGTCCCACTGGTTTCAAGGTTGGCATCAACTACCAGCCACCCACTGTAGTTCCTGGTGGAGACCTGGCCAAGGTCCAGAGGGCTGTGTGCATGCTGAGCAACACCACTGCTATTGCAGAGGCCTGGGCTCGGCTTGACCACAAGTTTGATCTGATGTACGCTAAGCGTGCCTTTGTTCACTGGTATGTGGGTGAGGGTATGGAGGAGGGAGAGTTCTCTGAGGCCAGAGAGGACATGGCAGCTCTGGAGAAGGATTATGAAGAGGTTGGAACTGATAGTGTGGGAGAGGAAGATGAGGGAGAGGAGTATTGACGAGCATTCATTTCCTCTATGTGATCTGTGCCTTTCTTGAATGTCAAAAATAAAGTTTGGTTCTTGGCAGCTgtgtcttttttcctttttccattttcactCAAATTATCAAACATAACATTAGATTACATTTTCTCTGGGTGAGTGTTATGAGTATTTGAAGGGAAAACCTCCCCAACTTACCAGAACAATGCCTTCATAAGGTTTTCCATAATAATCTTCTTTTTTCGGCCTTCCCTCCATCAGGGGTTGCCACGTAGCAAGTCAATCTCGCATCATCGATGAGGCACATGTCCTGACGCCACCCTCACCATTTATCCGGGCTTGGGACCAGCACTCAAAATACACTGGCTATAAGGTTTTCCATAATAATCTTTTGTAATTGAATGCAAAATGTTAATGTTGAATGATTTGGCCAGTGAGCAAATACTGTAGTAGCTGATCTGACAATTTTGCCCCTGTACTGGCAGATTGAACCTACTGTCTTACTGAAACTATGATTCATAAATATAAGGCTTTGTCTTGATTAACTTTATTtcagcttaaagctgcagtctgcaactctttttcaagcataatgcctggaactgtccggggattctgaaagtagtacattaaataccccaatacaaaaaaaatgagttctctaggtcccctatatgtcccgctaggtccctccaaagccagcaggtttgtttacaaaattgcagaccggaccggtaaaaggtaaccaatcaggtttacgagctgggctctgttgcctgtcaatcaccgattgtgcacgcgcgatacaaggtaggctcgtccccacgcttatttatctggactattgaacttcattacggcttgtctacttactgtgtcttccatgatcgcaaatgacaggtgagttgatgaatgaggagtcgtgtaggcgcatctggcgtgcacgtcgacgtgcacgagttctcatgtgttttgaaggggcgggacaggaagttgaataactttttatttttcggttaaaaaataagcatttcttgcattttgcgactacggaggtcaccgttttcaacttcaagcgttctgatagatcatttaaactcttaaaatgccaaaaagtaggactttacgtatgacaacaacaaatcttgcagactgcagctttaatgcctGTTTTAAATTTTCCCCAAAACATGCTGCCTTCTCACTGTAAGATATGGTACGActaactttttctttcttcgtATCACTATGacgctaaat
This window contains:
- the LOC142390426 gene encoding tubulin alpha chain-like; protein product: MTYVVRSTVGMETAREKVKLGEWKLRKHTSRKSKDWDSFAEIIKDDEQSAGFVMCTSCEAMYAFDSHKTGTTNMARHKCGTGKPVSQPKRNMRECISVHVGQAGVQMGNACWELYCLEHGIQPDGQMPSDKTTGGGDNSFNTFFSETGAGKHVPRAVFVDLEPTVIDEVRTGTYRQLFHPEQLITGKEDAANNYARGHYTIGKEIIDLVLDRFRKLADQCTGLQGFLIFHSFGGGTGSGFTSLLMERLSVDYGKKSKLEFSIYPAPQVSTAVVEPYNSILTTHTTLEHSDCAFMVDNEAIFDICRRNLDIERPSYTNLNRLISQIVSSITASLRFDGALNVDLTEFQTNLVPYPRIHFPLATYAPVISAEKAYHEQLSVSEITNACFEPANQMVKCDPRRGKYMACCLLYRGDVVPKDVNAAIATIKTKRSIQFVDWCPTGFKVGINYQPPTVVPGGDLAKVQRAVCMLSNTTAIAEAWARLDHKFDLMYAKRAFVHWYVGEGMEEGEFSEAREDMAALEKDYEEVGTDSVGEEDEGEEY